A window of Microbacterium luteolum contains these coding sequences:
- a CDS encoding bifunctional aldolase/short-chain dehydrogenase yields the protein MTTPTAAALLARSNRLGADPKNTNYAGGNTSAKGAATDPVTGQPVELMWVKGSGGDLGTLKEAGLAVLRLDRLRALTDVYPGLEREDEMVAAFDYCLHGKGGAAPSIDTAMHGLVDAAHVDHLHPDSGIAIATAADGEALTSAIFGDKVVWVPWRRPGFQLGLDIAAIKAENPQAIGCILGGHGITAWADTSEEVEANSLWIIDTAAAYIVAHGKADPFGGIRTGFEALPETERRERAAALAPTIRGIASHDRPQIGHFTDADVVLDFLASEKAPALAALGTSCPDHFLRTKVKPLILDLPATATVEEQVTRLHELHAEYRADYQAYYDAHATADSPAIRGADPLIVLIPGVGMFSYGANKQTARVAGEFYVNAINVMRGAEALSTYSPISDAEKFAIEYWALEEAKLQRMPKPKTHQGRIAFVTGAASGIGKAIATRLAAEGACVVVADLDLEKAQAAAAELGNTDVAIGVAANVADADAIQAALDATVLAFGGVDLVVNNAGLSLSKPLLETTEKDWDLQHDVMAKGSFLVSKAAARVLIDQKLGGDIIYISSKNSVFAGPNNIAYSATKADQAHQVRLLAVELGEYGIRVNGINPDGVVRGSGIFASGWGANRAATYGVAEEDLGQFYANRTILKREVVPENVADAVFVLTGPELSRTTGLHIPVDSGVAAAFLR from the coding sequence ATGACGACCCCCACCGCTGCCGCCCTTCTCGCGCGGTCCAACCGCCTGGGCGCCGACCCGAAGAACACGAACTACGCCGGTGGGAACACCTCGGCCAAGGGCGCCGCGACCGATCCGGTCACGGGACAGCCCGTCGAGCTGATGTGGGTCAAGGGCTCCGGCGGAGACCTCGGCACGCTGAAGGAGGCGGGCCTCGCCGTGCTGCGCCTCGACCGCCTGCGGGCACTCACGGACGTCTACCCCGGTCTCGAGCGCGAGGACGAGATGGTCGCAGCCTTCGACTACTGCCTGCATGGCAAGGGCGGTGCGGCTCCCTCGATCGACACCGCGATGCACGGCCTCGTCGACGCCGCGCACGTGGATCACCTGCACCCCGACTCCGGCATCGCGATCGCGACCGCCGCCGACGGCGAAGCGCTGACGTCGGCCATCTTCGGCGACAAGGTCGTGTGGGTCCCGTGGCGCCGTCCCGGCTTCCAGCTCGGACTCGACATCGCGGCGATCAAGGCGGAGAACCCGCAGGCGATCGGCTGCATCCTCGGCGGGCACGGGATCACCGCGTGGGCTGACACCTCCGAGGAGGTCGAGGCGAACTCGCTGTGGATCATCGACACCGCCGCCGCCTACATCGTCGCGCACGGCAAGGCCGATCCCTTCGGCGGCATCCGCACCGGGTTCGAGGCGCTGCCCGAGACCGAGCGCCGCGAGCGCGCCGCCGCCCTCGCTCCGACCATCCGCGGAATCGCCTCGCACGACCGTCCGCAGATCGGCCACTTCACCGACGCCGACGTCGTGCTCGACTTCCTGGCATCCGAGAAGGCGCCGGCGCTCGCCGCCCTCGGCACGAGCTGCCCGGATCACTTCCTGCGCACCAAGGTCAAGCCGCTGATCCTCGATCTGCCCGCCACGGCGACCGTCGAAGAGCAGGTCACGCGCCTGCACGAACTCCATGCGGAGTACCGCGCCGACTACCAGGCCTATTACGACGCGCACGCGACGGCGGACTCCCCCGCGATCCGCGGCGCCGACCCGCTCATCGTCCTGATCCCCGGCGTCGGCATGTTCTCCTACGGAGCCAACAAGCAGACCGCCCGCGTCGCCGGCGAGTTCTACGTCAATGCCATCAACGTGATGCGCGGCGCCGAGGCGCTGTCGACGTACTCCCCCATCTCCGATGCCGAGAAGTTCGCCATCGAATACTGGGCGCTGGAGGAGGCGAAGCTGCAGCGCATGCCCAAGCCGAAGACGCACCAGGGGCGCATCGCGTTCGTGACCGGTGCGGCATCCGGAATCGGCAAGGCCATCGCGACCCGGCTCGCTGCGGAAGGCGCCTGCGTCGTCGTCGCCGACCTCGACCTCGAGAAGGCCCAGGCCGCTGCGGCGGAGCTCGGGAACACCGACGTCGCCATCGGCGTTGCCGCGAACGTCGCGGATGCCGATGCGATCCAGGCCGCGCTCGATGCGACCGTGCTCGCCTTCGGCGGTGTCGACCTTGTCGTCAACAATGCCGGACTCTCGCTCTCGAAGCCGCTCCTGGAGACCACGGAGAAGGACTGGGACCTCCAGCACGACGTGATGGCGAAGGGTTCGTTCCTCGTATCGAAGGCCGCCGCCCGCGTGCTGATCGACCAGAAGCTCGGCGGCGACATCATCTACATCTCGTCGAAGAACTCGGTCTTCGCCGGACCGAACAACATCGCGTACTCGGCGACGAAGGCCGATCAGGCGCACCAGGTGCGACTGCTGGCGGTGGAGCTCGGGGAGTACGGTATCCGTGTGAACGGCATCAACCCCGACGGTGTCGTGCGCGGCTCTGGCATCTTCGCCTCGGGCTGGGGCGCGAACCGTGCCGCGACCTACGGCGTGGCCGAGGAGGACCTCGGCCAGTTCTACGCGAACCGCACGATCCTCAAGCGCGAGGTCGTCCCCGAGAACGTGGCGGATGCCGTCTTCGTGCTGACCGGACCCGAGCTCAGCCGCACGACCGGGCTGCACATCCCGGTCGACTCCGGCGTCGCCGCGGCCTTCCTGCGATGA
- a CDS encoding nucleotidyltransferase domain-containing protein — protein sequence MEHQERALAAYIAQVATDPQVLGVVLIGSLARGTEREDSDVDVYLVVTEEAFALAGAEDRWAWIDRHGVDYPGSYIDVKLADLAYLRAAVDRADDPTRASFAGARVAFSRAEELEPLVRAISVLGDDVWVGRVRSHIAQAHLHGGYFLRQAEEHGDPFLLQHAAVHLALAAARAAIAADHRLMPGPKYIHGLVREVPAPDGFVAAWDRLVAEPSTASAEALTTILDDWLGDGQTRDESLSIFIRDNELAWLRGTTPAEYF from the coding sequence ATGGAGCATCAGGAACGCGCGCTGGCCGCGTACATCGCGCAGGTGGCCACCGACCCGCAGGTGCTGGGCGTCGTCCTCATCGGGTCGCTGGCTCGCGGCACCGAGCGGGAGGACTCCGACGTCGACGTGTACCTCGTCGTCACCGAGGAGGCTTTCGCCCTCGCCGGCGCGGAAGACCGATGGGCATGGATCGATCGCCACGGCGTCGACTACCCGGGGTCGTACATCGACGTGAAGCTCGCCGACCTCGCCTATCTGCGCGCGGCGGTCGACCGCGCCGATGATCCCACCAGGGCGTCGTTCGCCGGAGCGCGCGTCGCGTTCAGCCGCGCCGAGGAGCTCGAGCCCCTCGTCCGCGCGATCAGCGTTCTCGGCGACGACGTCTGGGTCGGCCGCGTGCGCTCGCACATCGCCCAGGCGCACCTGCACGGCGGGTACTTCCTCCGCCAGGCCGAAGAGCACGGCGACCCCTTCCTGCTCCAGCACGCGGCCGTGCACCTGGCGCTCGCCGCAGCGCGCGCCGCGATCGCGGCCGACCACCGCCTGATGCCGGGGCCGAAGTACATCCACGGGCTCGTGCGCGAGGTGCCCGCTCCCGACGGATTCGTCGCGGCCTGGGACCGCCTGGTCGCCGAGCCGTCGACGGCATCCGCGGAGGCGCTGACGACGATTCTGGACGACTGGCTGGGTGACGGTCAGACGCGCGACGAATCCCTCTCGATCTTCATCCGCGACAACGAGCTCGCGTGGCTGCGCGGCACGACGCCGGCGGAATACTTCTGA
- a CDS encoding rhamnulokinase: protein MTVRAVAAVDLGATSGRVMIGRVGDGVLELELVSRFRNGPVEREDGLHWDFAALYEHIVEGLAQAIRREPAIESIGIDSWAVDYGLLAGGELLAEPFHYRDERTARGVEEVHAIAPFAELYRRNGLQFLPFNTLYQYRVDTRLADADVALLIPDLLAFLLTGARVAERTNASTTGLLGVESGEWDTELADRLGIPSALLPELVDPGTLIGELRPELAARIGATLPVIAVGSHDTASAVAAVPMTSPSAAYISCGTWGLVGLELSDPVLTDAARDANFTHELGVDGRYRFLHNVTGLWLLSETVRAWESEDGAPVDLPELLAAASAVDGTVPLFDANDPSLNAPGDMPGRIAALLRATGAEPPTDRAAFARSIVESIAAAFAEAITTAARLSGRPIDVIHLVGGGSLNALLCQATADRTGLTVLAGPVEATALGNVLVQARALGAAPATLEEMRALVAATHAPRRFTPHP from the coding sequence ATGACGGTGCGCGCGGTCGCGGCCGTCGACCTCGGGGCGACCAGCGGGCGTGTCATGATCGGGCGCGTCGGCGACGGCGTGCTCGAGCTCGAGCTCGTCTCGCGCTTCCGCAACGGGCCCGTCGAACGCGAGGACGGCCTGCACTGGGACTTCGCAGCCCTGTACGAGCACATCGTCGAGGGGCTGGCCCAGGCGATCCGCCGTGAGCCGGCGATCGAGAGCATCGGGATCGATTCCTGGGCCGTCGACTACGGACTCCTCGCCGGCGGAGAGCTGCTCGCGGAGCCCTTCCACTACCGCGACGAGCGGACCGCGCGCGGGGTCGAAGAGGTGCACGCGATCGCGCCGTTCGCCGAGCTCTACCGCCGCAACGGCCTGCAGTTCCTGCCGTTCAACACGCTCTACCAGTACCGCGTCGACACCCGTCTCGCCGACGCCGACGTAGCCCTGCTCATCCCGGATCTCCTCGCCTTCCTGCTCACCGGCGCGCGCGTCGCCGAGCGCACGAACGCGTCGACGACCGGTCTACTGGGCGTCGAGAGCGGCGAGTGGGACACGGAGCTCGCCGACCGCCTCGGCATCCCGTCGGCGCTGCTGCCCGAGCTCGTCGACCCGGGGACCCTGATCGGCGAACTGCGTCCGGAGCTCGCCGCGCGCATCGGCGCGACGCTGCCCGTCATCGCGGTCGGGTCGCACGACACCGCTTCCGCCGTCGCAGCCGTGCCGATGACCTCGCCCTCTGCCGCCTACATCTCCTGCGGCACGTGGGGACTGGTCGGGCTCGAACTGTCGGATCCGGTGCTGACGGATGCCGCGCGCGACGCGAACTTCACCCACGAGCTGGGCGTCGACGGCCGCTACCGCTTCCTGCACAACGTCACAGGGCTCTGGCTGCTCAGCGAGACGGTGCGCGCCTGGGAATCCGAAGACGGCGCACCCGTCGATCTGCCGGAGTTGCTGGCCGCGGCATCCGCCGTCGACGGGACTGTGCCGCTCTTCGATGCGAACGATCCGTCACTCAACGCCCCGGGTGATATGCCGGGGCGCATCGCGGCACTCCTGCGCGCGACCGGCGCTGAACCGCCGACCGACCGGGCCGCGTTCGCCCGCAGCATCGTCGAGTCGATCGCCGCCGCCTTCGCCGAGGCGATCACCACAGCTGCCCGGTTGTCCGGACGCCCGATCGACGTGATCCACCTCGTCGGAGGAGGCTCACTGAACGCCCTCCTCTGCCAGGCGACCGCCGACCGCACCGGGCTCACGGTGCTGGCGGGTCCTGTCGAGGCGACAGCGCTCGGCAACGTGCTCGTGCAGGCTCGCGCCCTGGGCGCCGCGCCCGCGACGCTGGAGGAAATGCGCGCGCTCGTCGCCGCGACGCACGCCCCGCGGCGCTTCACACCGCATCCCTGA
- the rhaI gene encoding L-rhamnose isomerase, whose translation MSILSTENLAALEQQGIELPSWAFGNSGTRFKVFGTPGTPRDPWEKIADAAQVNAYTALAPTVALHIPWDLVDSFDDLRKHAEDHGVTLGTINSNTFQDDDYKFGALTHEDAAIRQKAIDHHLACIDVMDATGSRDLKIWLAEGSNYPGQADLRGRQDRLQESLQKIYDRLGDDQRLVLEYKFFEPAFYHTDVPDWGTSYAQVSALGDKAMVCLDTGHHAPGTNIEFIVMQLLRLGKLGSFDFNSRFYADDDLIVGAADPFQLFRILFEVIRGGGLNNPDVAFMLDQCHNVEDKIPGQIRSVLNVQEMTARALLVDRDALTAAQKSGDVLAANAVFMDAFYTDVRPALAEWRESRGLAGDPMAAYAASGYQQKIATDRVGGVQAGWGA comes from the coding sequence ATGAGCATCCTCTCGACCGAAAACCTCGCCGCCCTGGAGCAGCAGGGCATCGAGCTCCCCAGCTGGGCGTTCGGCAACTCCGGCACCCGCTTCAAGGTCTTCGGCACGCCCGGCACGCCGCGCGATCCGTGGGAAAAGATCGCGGATGCCGCGCAGGTGAACGCCTACACCGCACTCGCGCCAACGGTCGCGCTGCACATCCCGTGGGACCTGGTCGACTCGTTCGACGACCTGCGCAAGCACGCCGAGGACCACGGCGTCACCCTCGGCACGATCAACTCGAACACGTTCCAGGACGACGACTACAAGTTCGGCGCCCTCACGCACGAGGATGCGGCGATCCGCCAGAAGGCGATCGATCACCACCTCGCCTGCATCGACGTGATGGATGCCACGGGCAGCCGCGACCTCAAGATCTGGCTCGCCGAGGGCTCGAACTACCCGGGCCAGGCCGATCTGCGCGGACGCCAGGACCGGCTCCAGGAGTCGCTCCAGAAGATCTACGACCGGCTCGGCGACGACCAGCGCCTCGTGCTCGAGTACAAGTTCTTCGAGCCGGCGTTCTACCACACCGATGTTCCGGACTGGGGAACGTCCTACGCCCAGGTGAGCGCGCTCGGCGACAAGGCCATGGTCTGTCTCGACACCGGCCACCACGCCCCCGGCACGAACATCGAGTTCATCGTCATGCAGCTGCTGCGCCTCGGAAAGCTCGGCTCCTTCGACTTCAACTCGCGCTTCTACGCCGACGACGACCTCATCGTGGGCGCTGCCGACCCGTTCCAGCTGTTCCGCATCCTGTTCGAGGTCATCCGCGGCGGCGGCCTCAACAACCCCGACGTGGCCTTCATGCTCGACCAGTGCCACAACGTCGAGGACAAGATCCCCGGCCAGATCCGCTCGGTGCTGAACGTGCAGGAGATGACGGCGCGGGCCCTGCTCGTCGACCGCGACGCTCTGACGGCGGCACAGAAGTCCGGCGATGTGCTGGCCGCGAATGCCGTGTTCATGGACGCGTTCTACACCGACGTGCGTCCGGCCCTGGCCGAGTGGCGCGAGTCGCGCGGCCTCGCCGGCGACCCGATGGCCGCCTACGCGGCATCCGGCTACCAGCAGAAGATCGCCACCGACCGCGTCGGCGGCGTGCAGGCCGGCTGGGGCGCCTGA
- a CDS encoding glycoside hydrolase family 3 C-terminal domain-containing protein, with the protein MTEISASDLTLEEKASLTSGADFWTTKAVDRAGIRGVMMTDGPHGLRKQSGGTDHLGLASSVPATCFPPAVGIGSSFDPEIIERVGAAIGVEAAIEDVAVVLGPGINIKRSPLCGRNFEYFSEDPIVSGILGAASVRGVQSQGVGTSLKHFAANNQEFDRMRASSDVDPRPLREIYLRGFERVVKDAAPWTVMCSYNKLNGVWTSEDPWLLTSVLRDDWGFDGLVVSDWGAVNDRVAGVAAGLDLEMPASGGRTDAQLVAAVRAGALDESVLDTAAARVVDLVRKAGERPAVAGPLDVDAHHALAREAAGRSIVLLKNDGALLPLAPAKKVAVIGAFATEPRFQGAGSSLINPTRVDAAFDELRAVGGDNVSHAAGYAVEGGAIAASGRSADELRTEAVAVAAAADVAVVFLGLPAAEESEGFDREHIDLPAVQLALLDAVLEANPRTVVVLSNGGVVALPFVDRVPAIVESWLLGQAGGSAVADVLYGAVNPSGKLTETVPVRLEDNPSFGNFPGEFGHVRYGEGLLVGYRWYDAKGLDVTFPFGHGLSYTTFGYGPATAQVDGAGDIVVRLDVTNTGDVDGREVVQVYVARTGSIVQRAPRELKAFASVPLAAGETRTVELVVRREDLAYWDVRVDSWIVEGGEYTVDVAASSRDIRSSASVQVDGDDVLLPLNLNSSIGDVVAHPVAGPIVMGALGGFLGELSGADSSAASMMPNDEAMEKMMASFPIGRLIGFPGVDVSHEQVEQLLAAANAGGAVAD; encoded by the coding sequence ATGACCGAGATCTCGGCCTCCGACCTGACCCTCGAGGAGAAGGCGTCGCTGACCAGCGGCGCGGACTTCTGGACCACGAAAGCGGTCGACCGAGCCGGCATCCGGGGCGTGATGATGACCGACGGCCCGCACGGCCTCCGCAAGCAGAGCGGCGGCACGGATCACCTGGGTCTCGCCAGCAGCGTCCCGGCGACCTGCTTCCCGCCCGCGGTCGGCATCGGCTCGTCCTTCGATCCCGAGATCATCGAGCGCGTCGGCGCGGCGATCGGCGTCGAGGCCGCGATCGAAGACGTCGCGGTCGTCCTCGGGCCGGGCATCAACATCAAGCGCTCACCCCTGTGCGGTCGCAACTTCGAGTACTTCTCCGAGGACCCGATCGTCTCCGGCATCCTCGGTGCCGCATCCGTGCGCGGCGTGCAGTCGCAGGGCGTCGGCACCTCGCTCAAGCACTTCGCCGCGAACAACCAGGAGTTCGACCGGATGCGTGCAAGTTCGGACGTCGATCCTCGCCCGCTGCGCGAGATCTACCTGCGCGGCTTCGAACGGGTCGTGAAGGATGCTGCGCCGTGGACGGTCATGTGCTCGTACAACAAGCTCAACGGCGTCTGGACCTCGGAGGACCCGTGGCTGCTCACGAGCGTGCTCCGCGATGACTGGGGCTTCGACGGGCTCGTCGTCTCGGACTGGGGCGCGGTCAACGATCGCGTCGCCGGCGTCGCCGCGGGGCTCGACCTGGAGATGCCGGCATCCGGCGGCCGCACCGACGCGCAGCTGGTTGCGGCGGTGCGCGCAGGAGCACTCGATGAGAGCGTGCTCGACACCGCCGCCGCGCGCGTGGTCGACCTCGTGCGCAAGGCCGGAGAGCGGCCCGCGGTCGCCGGCCCGCTCGACGTCGATGCGCACCATGCACTCGCCCGCGAAGCCGCCGGTCGGTCGATCGTGCTGCTGAAGAACGACGGGGCGCTGCTGCCGCTGGCTCCCGCGAAGAAGGTCGCCGTCATCGGCGCGTTCGCGACCGAGCCCCGGTTCCAGGGCGCGGGGTCCTCGCTCATCAACCCGACACGTGTCGACGCGGCGTTCGACGAGCTGCGTGCCGTCGGGGGCGACAACGTCTCCCACGCTGCGGGCTACGCCGTCGAGGGCGGCGCGATCGCGGCATCCGGCCGTTCGGCGGATGAACTCCGCACGGAGGCGGTCGCGGTCGCCGCGGCCGCGGACGTCGCCGTCGTCTTCCTCGGGCTGCCCGCGGCGGAGGAGTCCGAGGGCTTCGACCGTGAGCACATCGATCTCCCCGCGGTGCAGCTCGCCCTGCTCGACGCGGTGCTCGAGGCGAACCCGCGCACCGTGGTCGTGCTGTCCAACGGGGGCGTGGTCGCCCTGCCCTTCGTTGATCGCGTCCCGGCGATCGTCGAGAGCTGGCTGCTCGGCCAGGCCGGCGGCAGCGCCGTCGCCGACGTGCTCTACGGAGCCGTGAACCCCTCGGGCAAGCTCACCGAGACGGTTCCGGTGCGCCTCGAGGACAACCCCTCCTTCGGCAACTTCCCCGGCGAGTTCGGCCACGTCCGCTATGGCGAGGGGCTGCTGGTCGGCTACCGCTGGTACGACGCCAAGGGACTCGACGTGACGTTCCCGTTCGGCCATGGGCTGTCGTACACGACCTTCGGATACGGGCCGGCGACAGCACAGGTCGACGGGGCGGGCGACATCGTCGTGCGCCTCGACGTCACGAACACGGGAGACGTGGACGGTCGCGAGGTCGTGCAGGTCTACGTCGCGCGGACCGGATCGATCGTGCAGCGCGCGCCGCGCGAGCTCAAGGCGTTCGCCTCGGTGCCGCTCGCCGCGGGGGAGACCCGCACGGTGGAGCTGGTCGTGCGCCGCGAGGACTTGGCGTACTGGGACGTACGGGTCGACAGCTGGATCGTGGAGGGCGGCGAGTACACGGTGGATGTCGCCGCGTCGAGCCGCGACATCCGCTCGTCGGCATCCGTGCAGGTCGACGGCGACGACGTGCTGCTGCCGCTCAACCTGAACTCCTCGATCGGCGATGTCGTGGCGCACCCGGTCGCAGGCCCGATCGTCATGGGTGCGCTCGGCGGCTTCCTCGGCGAGCTGTCGGGCGCCGACTCCTCTGCGGCATCCATGATGCCGAACGACGAGGCCATGGAGAAGATGATGGCCTCGTTCCCGATCGGGCGTCTCATCGGGTTCCCCGGGGTCGACGTGTCGCACGAGCAGGTCGAGCAGCTGCTCGCGGCCGCGAACGCCGGCGGTGCCGTCGCCGACTAG
- a CDS encoding carbohydrate ABC transporter permease, with product MTPRRFLSRYVVGILAIIASIVVFIVPFAFIVLTAAKNPAEASLFEFSLPAQGWYLWENVVTVLETRDWMLVRAFINSTVLTVASVAIMVVFAAMVGYILQRRKSRWNHVINVFVLAGLIVPPAVVPTIWVLQGIGLFKTMPGMILIEATFGLSFCILLFRAFISTIPRELDEAAVIDGAGPLRLFFTVVMPLLKPVAITVIVVQSVAVFNDFTGPLYFLPGDANATVQLTLYNFQSQSLSQWNLLFMNILLITIPPLVMYVFFNRQIVAGMTSGAVKG from the coding sequence ATGACCCCTCGACGATTCCTCAGCCGCTACGTGGTGGGGATCCTCGCGATCATCGCGTCGATCGTGGTCTTCATCGTCCCGTTCGCGTTCATCGTGCTCACGGCTGCCAAGAACCCGGCCGAGGCCTCGCTGTTCGAGTTCTCGCTGCCGGCGCAGGGCTGGTATCTGTGGGAGAACGTCGTGACGGTCCTCGAGACCCGCGACTGGATGCTGGTGCGCGCGTTCATCAACTCGACCGTCCTCACGGTGGCGAGCGTCGCGATCATGGTCGTCTTCGCTGCGATGGTCGGCTACATCCTGCAGCGGCGCAAGTCGCGGTGGAACCACGTCATCAACGTCTTCGTGCTGGCCGGCCTCATCGTCCCGCCCGCCGTGGTGCCGACGATCTGGGTACTGCAGGGCATCGGGCTCTTCAAGACCATGCCGGGCATGATCCTCATCGAGGCGACGTTCGGTCTGAGCTTCTGCATCCTGCTGTTCCGCGCGTTCATCTCGACGATACCGCGCGAGCTCGACGAGGCGGCGGTGATCGACGGAGCAGGTCCCCTGCGCCTGTTCTTCACCGTCGTGATGCCGCTGCTCAAGCCGGTCGCGATCACGGTGATCGTGGTGCAGTCCGTCGCGGTGTTCAACGACTTCACCGGACCGCTCTACTTCCTGCCCGGCGATGCGAATGCGACCGTGCAGCTGACCCTGTACAACTTCCAGAGTCAGAGCCTGAGTCAGTGGAACCTGCTGTTCATGAACATCCTGCTCATCACCATCCCGCCGCTGGTCATGTACGTCTTCTTCAACCGGCAGATCGTGGCGGGTATGACGAGCGGCGCCGTCAAGGGCTGA
- a CDS encoding ABC transporter substrate-binding protein — MDNTRSRRVLLAAAGVAALAIPLAACSTGGGGESADGSVEITFLVPTAGTNIESAEAMVAAFEKENDDITVKVESQPAGTEGDNLMKTKLATGEMADVFWYNSGSLFQALNPDQNLAPLTDESWVGDMQDTMKAVVETDNGVYGAPFGATQAGAVVYNKKIYADLGLEVPTSWDEFAANNDKIKAAGITPVIQTYGDTWTSQLFVLGDFGNVLAQDEDWGTEYTAGERKYVDEPALAGFANQQEGFESGWWNEDFASALYDDGARMVATGEGAHYPILTGIVSTFQQNFPDQIDDIGVFPLPAQKAEDTKLTVWLPNAVYVPKTTEGAQLEAAKKFVAFINSPAGCDVQNTAMVPSGPYAISTCELGDDVPGLLKDMQVYFDEGNTNPALEFLSPIKGPNLENITVEVGSGIRPAEDGAALYDEDVKKQAQQLGLDGW, encoded by the coding sequence ATGGACAACACCCGTAGTCGGAGGGTCCTCCTCGCCGCAGCAGGCGTCGCAGCCCTCGCCATCCCCCTCGCCGCCTGCAGCACCGGCGGAGGAGGCGAAAGCGCCGACGGCAGCGTCGAGATCACCTTCCTCGTTCCGACCGCAGGGACCAACATCGAGTCCGCGGAGGCCATGGTCGCGGCCTTCGAGAAGGAGAACGACGACATCACCGTGAAGGTGGAGTCGCAGCCGGCCGGCACCGAGGGCGACAACCTCATGAAGACCAAGCTCGCCACCGGCGAGATGGCCGACGTCTTCTGGTACAACTCCGGTTCGCTGTTCCAGGCGCTGAATCCGGACCAGAACCTCGCCCCGCTCACGGACGAGTCCTGGGTCGGCGACATGCAGGACACGATGAAGGCCGTCGTCGAGACCGACAACGGCGTCTACGGCGCACCGTTCGGTGCGACCCAGGCCGGCGCCGTCGTCTACAACAAGAAGATCTACGCCGACCTCGGCCTCGAGGTGCCGACGTCGTGGGACGAGTTCGCGGCCAACAACGACAAGATCAAGGCGGCCGGCATCACCCCGGTCATCCAGACCTACGGCGACACCTGGACGAGCCAGCTGTTCGTCCTCGGCGACTTCGGCAACGTGCTCGCGCAGGATGAGGACTGGGGCACCGAGTACACGGCGGGCGAGCGCAAGTACGTCGACGAGCCCGCCCTGGCCGGCTTCGCCAACCAGCAGGAGGGCTTCGAGTCGGGCTGGTGGAACGAGGACTTCGCCTCCGCCCTGTACGACGACGGCGCACGGATGGTGGCGACCGGCGAGGGCGCGCACTACCCGATCCTCACCGGCATCGTCTCGACCTTCCAGCAGAACTTCCCCGACCAGATCGATGACATCGGCGTCTTCCCGCTGCCCGCGCAGAAGGCCGAGGACACCAAGCTGACCGTCTGGCTCCCGAACGCCGTGTACGTGCCCAAGACGACCGAGGGCGCCCAGCTCGAGGCAGCGAAGAAGTTCGTCGCGTTCATCAACTCGCCGGCCGGATGCGACGTGCAGAACACCGCGATGGTCCCCTCCGGCCCCTACGCGATCAGCACGTGCGAACTCGGCGACGACGTGCCCGGTCTGCTGAAGGACATGCAGGTCTACTTCGACGAGGGCAACACGAACCCCGCGCTCGAGTTCCTCTCGCCCATCAAGGGACCGAACCTCGAGAACATCACCGTCGAGGTCGGCAGCGGCATCCGCCCCGCCGAGGACGGCGCCGCGCTCTACGACGAGGACGTGAAGAAGCAGGCCCAGCAGCTGGGCCTCGACGGCTGGTGA
- a CDS encoding carbohydrate ABC transporter permease: protein MTAIATPPAAKTSPRGRKGIRSSYPTWFYIPSAVLYIVLFAIPTFASFYFSLTRWSLFDIQFIGFDNYVQFFTEPMLVQGFVNTFVYGFVTSALKVVLGLALALLLTGSILGRGYLRSTIFFPVLVSTVGIGITFKVLMDPFDGLINQTLSLIGVEGPGWLTDPAWALLSVALVDVWKGVGIATLIFIAGLVAIPQEYFEAAKVDGAGAWARFKNITLPLVQPATATVILLSLIGGLRSFELIWAMTKGGPGFTSDVIASVIYKQYQAGFYGLSTAGNVVLFLVVTAIIVPVQYILNKRQVEQ from the coding sequence ATGACCGCCATTGCGACGCCACCCGCCGCCAAGACCTCGCCCCGCGGGCGAAAGGGGATCAGGAGCTCCTACCCGACGTGGTTCTACATCCCGTCGGCGGTGCTCTACATCGTCCTGTTCGCCATCCCGACCTTCGCCTCGTTCTACTTCAGCCTCACCCGCTGGTCGCTGTTCGACATCCAGTTCATCGGCTTCGACAACTACGTCCAGTTCTTCACCGAACCCATGCTCGTGCAGGGCTTCGTCAACACGTTCGTCTACGGCTTCGTGACCTCCGCTCTCAAGGTGGTCCTCGGGCTCGCGCTCGCCCTGCTGCTGACGGGTTCGATCCTCGGTCGCGGTTATCTGCGGTCCACGATCTTCTTCCCCGTTCTCGTCTCCACGGTCGGCATCGGCATCACGTTCAAAGTGCTGATGGACCCGTTCGACGGTCTCATCAACCAGACCCTCTCCCTCATCGGCGTCGAGGGGCCCGGATGGCTCACCGATCCCGCCTGGGCACTCCTGTCCGTCGCACTCGTAGACGTCTGGAAGGGCGTCGGCATCGCCACGCTCATCTTCATCGCCGGGCTGGTCGCGATCCCGCAGGAGTATTTCGAAGCGGCCAAGGTCGACGGCGCCGGCGCCTGGGCGCGATTCAAGAACATCACGCTGCCGCTCGTGCAGCCCGCCACCGCGACCGTCATCCTGCTGTCCCTGATCGGCGGACTGCGGTCCTTCGAACTCATCTGGGCCATGACCAAGGGCGGACCCGGATTCACCAGCGACGTGATCGCCTCGGTCATCTACAAGCAGTACCAGGCGGGCTTCTACGGCCTGTCGACGGCGGGCAACGTCGTCCTCTTCCTGGTGGTGACCGCGATCATCGTGCCGGTCCAGTACATCCTCAACAAGAGGCAGGTGGAGCAATGA